A single window of Aspergillus flavus chromosome 4, complete sequence DNA harbors:
- a CDS encoding small oligopeptide transporter, OPT family, producing the protein MKEKETEPTVAVTTGAAIDEAAPDAAISHLKQLKKEHEWDPNLPEDVTDVIDDKTGEVAEELIDNSPYPEVRAAVPNYDEGGHTNTIRAWVIGLVLSTVASGMNMLFSLRQPYIVIPSYVVQVVAYPIGVGWAMLLPNKTFNVFGLKFNLNPGPFSKKEHAIAVLMANASFGGGTAYATDILVAQRAFYKQRFGWGFELLLCICTQMLGFGFAGFFHRFLVAPAAMIWPSTLINTSIFSALHDRSLPDPRKVAGWTIGRYRMFLYCLVGSFVWYWFPGYIAPFLSVFAWVTWIKPQSPVVNQLFGGWTGLSLLPITFDWTQISGFNFSPLISPWHAHANTLIGMVVFYWICTIGLHYNNAYWFKHLPISDSSSYDNTGSVYDVSRILTPEFTFDDAKYKEYSPLFLSTTFALCYGLSFAGVIAVLLHAILFHGKEVLARVKTFRKTEDDVHARLMARFKPVPLWWYGALFLTMLGIGLGVSLGYPTHLSWWAFFVSLIMAIVWTLPVGIVQAATNIQLGLNVLTEFVIGYMQPGRPMAMMLFKTFGYISMSQGLYFCQDMKLGHYMKIPPRVTFAAQMVATLWTSIVQIAVMNWALGSIDGICDKDQPNHYSCPNGRVFFNASVIWGVIGPARMFSPGQLYSGLMWFWLAGAILPVLIYLGARIWPRSKIRYLSAPLIFTGAGLIPPATPLNYLSWGIVGFIFNKWIRSRWRGWWMQYNYVLSAGLDVGLTLSTIVIFLCLQLTDTTFPSWWGTRIAKDTMDAAGTAVEITGEKFGPTTW; encoded by the exons atgaaggagaaagagaccGAACCCACTGTGGCCGTGACCACCGGAGCGGCCATCGACGAAGCAGCACCAGATGCGGCCATCTCCCATCTGAAACAACTCAAGAAGGAGCATGAATGGGACCCAAACCTGCCCGAAGATGTCACTGACGTTATTGACGACAAAACTGGAGAAGTTGCTGAAGAGCTCATTGACAATTCTCCATATCCAGAAGTGCGTGCAGCCGTCCCAAACTACGACGAGGGCGGTCATACCAATACCATCCGCGCCTGGGTCATTGGCCTAGTCCTATCCACTGTTGCATCGGGGATGAACATGCTATTCTCTCTGCGGCAGCCGTACATTGTTATTCCTTCGTATGTTGTTCAGGTTGTGGCCTACCCAATCGGTGTAGGTTGGGCCATGTTGCTGCCGAACAAAACTTTCAATGTGTTTGGTCTCAAGTTCAATCTGAACCCCGGCCCTTTCAGCAAAAAGGAACACGCCATTGCAGTCCTCATGGCCAATGCTTCTTTTGGGGGTGGTACTGCCTATGCCACCGATATCCTAGTCGCCCAGCGAGCCTTCTACAAACAACGGTTCGGTTGGGGCTTTGAGCTTCTCTTGTGTATATGTACTCAGATGTTGGGCTTTGGCTTTGCGGGCTTCTTTCACCGGTTTCTCGTCGCCCCAGCAGCTATGATTTGGCCCTCGACGCTCATAAATACATCTATATTTAGTGCACTGCACGATCGCAGTCTCCCCGATCCACGAAAGGTTGCTGGTTGGACAATCGGCAGATATCGCATGTTTTTGTACTGTTTGGTCGGATCTTTCGTCTGGTACTGGTTCCCTGGTTATATTGCTCCCTTCCTCAGCGTCTTCGCCTGGGTGACATGGATCAAGCCTCAGAGCCCTGTCGTCAACCAGCTCTTCGGCGGCTGGACGGGCTTGTCTTTACTCCCTATCACCTTTGACTGGACTCAGATCTCCGGTTTCAACTTCAGTCCACTGATCTCGCCGTGGCATGCCCATGCGAACACCCTTATTGGTATGGTAGTGTTCTATTGGATCTGCACTATCGGTCTACACTACAATAATGCCTACTGGTTCAAGCATTTGCCCATTAGTGATTCCAGCAGCTATGATAACACCGGATCGGTATACGATGTGTCTAGAATCCTGACACCAGAGTTTACCTTCGATGATGCCAAATACAAAGAGTACTCGCCACTCTTTCTGTCCACTACATTTGCTTTGTGCTACGGCCTGAGCTTTGCTGGCGTTATTGCCGTCCTTCTGCACGCGATATTGTTTCATGGCAAGGAGGTCTTGGCTCGTGTCAAGACTTTCCGCAAGACTGAGGATGATGTCCACGCCCGTCTGATGGCTCGCTTCAAGCCCGTACCGCTGTGGTGGTATGGTGCACTCTTTTTGACCATGCTTGGTATAGGTCTGGGTGTGTCACTCGGATATCCTACTCATCTGAGTTGGTGGgctttcttcgtctcctTGATCATGGCCATCGTGTGGACTTTGCCGGTCGGGATTGTGCAGGCAGCCACAAACATTCAACTGGGGCTTAACGTTTTGACAGAGTTTGTGATCGGCTACATGCAGCCTGGAAGGCCAATGGCCATGATGCTTTTCAAAACATTTGGTTATATATCCATGTCCCAGGGCTTATACTTCTGCCAGGACATGAAACTCG GTCACTATATGAAAATTCCTCCCCGGGTTACATTTGCCGCCCAAATGGTCGCTACCCTGTGGACGTCGATCGTCCAAATTGCAGTCATGAACTGGGCATTAGGATCGATCGATGGTATCTGTGACAAGGATCAACCGAACCACTACAGCTGTCCGAATGGCCGCGTTTTCTTCAACGCCTCCGTCATCTGGGGAGTCATTGGGCCCGCTCGCATGTTCTCACCCGGTCAGCTCTACTCCGGCTTAATGTGGTTCTGGCTCGCTGGCGCTATCTTGCCTGTACTCATCTATCTGGGCGCCCGTATATGGCCCCGGAGCAAGATCCGCTACCTAAGCGCGCCCCTGATCTTCACCGGTGCCGGATTGATTCCCCCTGCTACGCCGCTCAACTACCTCAGCTGGGGCATTGTGGgcttcatcttcaacaaGTGGATTCGCAGCCGCTGGCGCGGCTGGTGGATGCAGTACAACTATGTCCTGTCTGCAGGACTCGACGTCGGTCTCACCCTATCCAcgatcgtcatcttcctttgCCTGCAGTTGACTGATACCACTTTCCCGTCATGGTGGGGTACTCGTATTGCAAAAGATACTATGGATGCTGCCGGCACAGCCGTAGAAATTACTGGAGAGAAATTTGGCCCAACGACATGGTGA